Proteins encoded by one window of Salmonirosea aquatica:
- a CDS encoding RagB/SusD family nutrient uptake outer membrane protein, producing MKKLKLLALAFVAVTVTFTSCNDDFVNTEPLSEISQSAVWTDAALAEAFVTEIYAGFGNGGFDEQMLASLTDEAMFTHPGRGITTITESRSNPADIGWVNNTLAWATMYSRIRAANLALENLADPQFPNTNNIVERLTGEAKFMRAYFYHQLARYYGGVPIIDRAYELGEADYLAPRNTWEETVNFIVKDCEDAATLLDGKSMAAGRANKAAALALKSRILTYAASDLHDIPTAKAKSTTIAGFSNPELLGYVSGSRTDRWQKAKDASKVVLDLNRGYKMDLTAPATPPSQGTTNYMNIALARNGGETELLLARYFINTKQENGGRIGLYNGPNGYNNWAGNTPIQLLVDDYEMLDGTKFDWNNPAHAADPYANRDPRFEASILHEGSPWKVRSNANLPKDPASQIQTGSYEVIDAAGNKVTHFGLDTRKSSIEDWNGSYTGYYFRKFTDPNPAIVDQNTWQQIPWPILRYTEAVFNYAEACINLGQEEEARTWLNKIRFRAGMPAITESGTALVDKFRNEKRIEMLYEEQRYHDTRRWMIAPTTLGRKANGINIIGTLKPGKTVSVYKYSKDNYNYTYTPFLIDPGKENRTWLDKMYFLPVSQSEMNRNTKLTQNPGYPVK from the coding sequence ATGAAAAAATTAAAACTTCTGGCTCTGGCATTCGTTGCGGTTACGGTAACTTTTACCAGTTGTAACGACGACTTTGTCAACACTGAGCCGTTAAGCGAGATATCTCAGTCCGCCGTCTGGACGGACGCCGCTCTCGCGGAAGCATTTGTGACGGAGATTTATGCAGGCTTTGGCAACGGAGGGTTTGATGAGCAGATGCTTGCTTCCCTGACCGACGAAGCAATGTTTACGCACCCCGGCCGTGGCATCACTACCATTACCGAGTCGCGCTCCAATCCGGCCGATATCGGTTGGGTAAACAATACCCTGGCCTGGGCCACTATGTACTCCCGCATCCGGGCAGCCAACCTGGCGCTTGAGAATCTGGCCGATCCTCAGTTTCCGAATACCAATAACATTGTGGAACGCCTGACGGGCGAGGCCAAATTCATGCGCGCCTATTTCTACCACCAGTTGGCTCGCTATTATGGCGGGGTACCTATCATTGATCGGGCCTACGAACTAGGTGAGGCCGATTATCTGGCACCCCGCAACACGTGGGAAGAGACCGTCAATTTTATCGTAAAGGATTGTGAGGATGCCGCTACCTTGCTCGATGGAAAAAGCATGGCCGCCGGACGCGCTAACAAAGCCGCTGCTCTGGCTCTGAAGTCGCGCATCCTGACCTATGCCGCCAGCGACTTGCACGATATTCCTACCGCGAAAGCCAAGTCGACGACCATTGCTGGTTTTTCTAATCCCGAACTGCTGGGTTATGTAAGCGGCAGCCGTACGGATCGCTGGCAGAAAGCCAAAGATGCCTCCAAGGTGGTATTGGACCTGAACCGTGGCTATAAAATGGACCTGACCGCTCCCGCTACACCTCCCTCACAGGGAACTACCAATTATATGAATATTGCCCTGGCTCGTAACGGTGGTGAAACTGAACTCCTGTTAGCGCGTTATTTTATCAACACCAAGCAGGAGAACGGCGGCCGTATCGGGCTTTATAACGGGCCCAATGGTTACAACAACTGGGCGGGCAATACGCCCATCCAACTGCTGGTAGACGACTATGAAATGCTGGACGGAACCAAATTTGACTGGAACAACCCGGCACACGCCGCCGATCCATACGCCAACCGCGATCCCCGCTTTGAGGCTTCCATCTTGCACGAAGGATCACCTTGGAAAGTACGTTCCAACGCGAACCTGCCTAAAGATCCTGCTAGCCAGATTCAGACCGGAAGCTATGAAGTGATCGATGCCGCTGGAAACAAAGTCACCCACTTTGGTCTGGATACCCGGAAAAGTTCCATCGAAGACTGGAACGGGAGTTATACCGGCTACTATTTCCGCAAGTTCACGGATCCCAACCCTGCTATCGTGGATCAGAACACCTGGCAGCAAATTCCCTGGCCGATCCTGCGCTATACCGAAGCTGTGTTCAACTACGCCGAGGCATGTATCAATCTGGGACAGGAAGAAGAAGCCCGTACCTGGCTGAACAAAATCCGGTTCCGGGCGGGAATGCCTGCCATCACGGAGTCGGGCACGGCCCTGGTGGATAAATTCCGAAATGAAAAGCGAATTGAAATGCTGTACGAAGAGCAGCGCTACCACGATACCCGCCGCTGGATGATTGCTCCCACTACCCTGGGTCGTAAAGCCAATGGTATCAATATCATAGGTACCCTCAAGCCGGGCAAAACGGTAAGCGTATACAAATACAGCAAGGACAACTACAACTACACGTACACTCCCTTCCTGATCGATCCCGGTAAAGAGAACCGGACCTGGCTGGATAAAATGTACTTTCTGCCTGTTTCGCAGAGTGAGATGAATCGGAATACTAAATTGACTCAGAATCCGGGTTATCCAGTTAAGTAA
- a CDS encoding VCBS repeat-containing protein: protein MLLHKVFCRIIPLFIGLGFLQSCQKEGTNGEKNEGTPENPLFALLAPEQTSITFENTLTESLNGNVLMYEYFYNGGGVAVGDLNNDGLDDVYFSGNMVPNRLYLNKGMMKFEDITAKAAVAGRDSSWKTGVTMADVNGDGKLDIYVCYSGNLLPEKRRNELYINQGAGADGIPTFTEEAEKYGLASQGTSTQATFFDYDKDGDLDMFLLNHNPKSLPILNELGTAELLKKDDPMNGMRLYRNDGGTFKDITRAAGLQSSALSYGLGAGVADVNGDGWPDLYVSNDYQVPDYLYINNKKGGFTDQLKNRIGHTSHFSMGSDVADLNNDTRPDILTLDMLPEDNRRQKLLVAPDNYQKFDLNVRLGFNHQYMRNMLQINDGDGNFQEIGQLAGLSNTDWSWSALFADFDNDGWKDLHITNGLPRDFTNMDFVKHMSDYVQNQQQGIQRADVLKLVYEIPSSNLTNYVFENGGDLQFRNATQAWGLARPSNSNGAAYADLDNDGDLDLIVNNVNQPAFVYQNQSNTLSKNHYLKIKTQGKGANTQGIGAQLTLYSGGQEQYVEQMPTRGYQSSVSPILHFGLGEKNNVDSLRVVWPSGKMQTMINPKIDQLLTVSEIEAKGTFRWGEKAENLFMEVPSPIAHQDATLDINDFYRQPLLVNPVSFSGPCLAKADVNGDGLDDVFVGGGKDQASALFLQQKGGNFIEKGTPAFAADAASQATDAVFFDANGDGFPDLYVANGGYADFEPKDARFQDKLYLNDGKGTYTLSLKALPTMLTSTGAVCVGDFSGDGKPDLFVGGRVVPGRYPETPESYLLVNDGKGTFTNRTAALAPALATLGLVTDAASADVNGDGKTDLIVVGEWMPVTVFTNENGKLTDKTKAYFDKAYQGWWNQLLVEDLNGDGRPDLVVGNQGLNSQVRANDQEVASLYYKDFDNNGTIDPILSFYIQGKNYPYVTRDELVMQMSSMGARYPDYKSYADVTLNDLFSAQELESAGKREANYLKTACFINAGNGKFQLKELPLEAQFSPIFAITTLDYDQDGKKDLFLGGNISQGRLRLGKFDANYGLLLKGNGQGGFVSVPQKQAGFTIRGDVRSVLSLGNQLLVGVNQQPLKAYRIKARQ from the coding sequence ATGCTGCTGCACAAAGTATTTTGCCGGATTATACCGCTATTCATTGGTCTGGGGTTTCTTCAAAGTTGCCAGAAAGAAGGTACAAATGGAGAAAAAAACGAAGGTACCCCCGAAAATCCGCTCTTCGCGCTGCTGGCTCCCGAACAAACCAGCATTACCTTTGAAAATACTCTCACGGAAAGCCTGAATGGAAACGTGCTCATGTATGAGTATTTCTACAATGGCGGGGGTGTGGCTGTTGGCGATCTGAACAATGACGGCCTGGACGATGTGTATTTCTCAGGGAATATGGTGCCGAACCGTTTATACCTCAATAAAGGTATGATGAAGTTTGAGGATATTACCGCCAAGGCTGCCGTCGCAGGTCGTGATTCCAGTTGGAAAACGGGCGTGACTATGGCTGATGTCAACGGTGACGGTAAGCTGGATATCTACGTGTGCTACTCGGGCAATCTGTTGCCCGAGAAACGTCGCAACGAACTCTACATCAATCAGGGGGCCGGAGCCGACGGCATACCTACCTTCACCGAAGAAGCCGAAAAATACGGCTTGGCCAGCCAGGGGACCAGTACCCAGGCTACCTTCTTTGATTACGACAAGGACGGCGACTTGGATATGTTCCTGCTCAACCACAACCCTAAATCACTACCCATCCTGAACGAGCTTGGTACGGCCGAACTCCTCAAAAAAGACGACCCCATGAACGGCATGCGGCTCTACCGCAACGACGGGGGTACCTTCAAAGACATTACCCGCGCCGCGGGGCTGCAAAGCTCGGCGCTTTCGTATGGCCTCGGCGCTGGTGTAGCCGATGTTAACGGCGATGGCTGGCCCGACCTCTACGTTTCCAATGATTATCAGGTACCTGATTATCTCTACATCAACAATAAAAAGGGTGGCTTCACCGATCAGCTTAAAAATCGAATTGGCCACACTTCACATTTCTCGATGGGGAGTGATGTGGCCGACCTCAATAACGATACCCGACCTGACATCCTGACTTTAGATATGCTACCCGAAGACAACCGACGTCAGAAGCTTTTGGTAGCGCCAGATAATTATCAAAAGTTTGACTTGAATGTCCGTCTTGGCTTCAACCATCAGTATATGCGAAATATGCTGCAAATCAATGATGGAGACGGTAATTTCCAAGAGATAGGGCAATTGGCTGGATTATCTAATACCGATTGGAGCTGGTCGGCTCTGTTTGCCGATTTTGACAATGATGGCTGGAAAGATTTGCACATTACCAACGGCCTGCCACGTGATTTTACCAACATGGATTTTGTGAAACACATGAGCGATTACGTACAGAACCAGCAGCAGGGTATTCAACGCGCCGATGTTCTGAAACTCGTGTACGAAATTCCGTCGTCCAATCTGACGAATTATGTATTTGAGAATGGCGGGGATCTGCAGTTCAGGAACGCCACCCAGGCCTGGGGACTGGCCCGACCATCGAACAGCAATGGCGCAGCCTACGCCGATCTGGACAACGACGGCGACCTGGATCTGATCGTCAACAATGTCAATCAACCGGCTTTTGTGTATCAGAACCAAAGCAACACTTTATCCAAAAATCACTATCTGAAAATAAAAACCCAGGGAAAAGGCGCCAATACCCAGGGCATTGGGGCACAATTGACTTTATACAGTGGAGGACAGGAACAGTATGTAGAGCAGATGCCGACCCGCGGCTACCAGTCTAGTGTCTCGCCGATTTTGCATTTTGGTCTGGGTGAAAAAAACAATGTAGATTCGTTGCGGGTCGTGTGGCCTTCGGGTAAAATGCAGACGATGATCAATCCTAAAATCGATCAACTGCTGACCGTATCCGAAATCGAGGCCAAAGGTACCTTCCGGTGGGGTGAAAAAGCCGAGAATCTATTTATGGAGGTACCTTCGCCCATTGCCCATCAGGATGCTACGCTTGATATAAACGATTTTTACCGGCAACCCTTACTGGTCAATCCCGTGTCGTTTTCCGGTCCTTGCCTGGCCAAAGCCGATGTCAATGGAGACGGTCTGGACGATGTGTTCGTCGGTGGTGGTAAAGACCAGGCCAGTGCCCTATTCCTCCAACAGAAAGGAGGGAATTTTATTGAGAAAGGTACCCCTGCTTTCGCCGCCGATGCTGCCAGTCAGGCCACCGACGCAGTATTTTTCGACGCCAATGGCGATGGCTTTCCCGACCTGTACGTAGCTAACGGCGGCTATGCGGATTTTGAACCGAAAGATGCCCGGTTTCAGGACAAACTCTACCTCAACGACGGCAAAGGTACCTACACCCTTAGTCTCAAAGCACTACCTACGATGCTGACCAGCACCGGCGCGGTGTGCGTGGGCGATTTCTCGGGAGATGGCAAACCTGACCTGTTCGTGGGCGGGCGCGTGGTACCCGGCCGCTATCCCGAAACGCCGGAAAGCTACCTGCTGGTCAATGATGGGAAGGGTACCTTCACCAACCGCACCGCGGCGCTTGCCCCCGCGCTAGCGACGCTGGGCCTGGTGACGGACGCGGCCAGTGCCGATGTCAACGGCGACGGCAAAACCGACCTCATTGTGGTGGGCGAGTGGATGCCCGTCACTGTATTCACTAATGAAAACGGAAAGCTGACGGACAAAACCAAGGCCTACTTCGACAAGGCATACCAGGGCTGGTGGAATCAACTCCTGGTGGAGGACCTCAACGGCGACGGTCGGCCCGATCTGGTGGTAGGAAACCAGGGCCTCAACTCGCAGGTGCGGGCCAATGACCAGGAGGTAGCTTCGCTCTACTACAAGGATTTTGACAACAACGGTACCATCGACCCAATCCTGAGTTTTTATATTCAGGGCAAAAACTACCCCTACGTCACCCGCGACGAACTCGTGATGCAAATGAGCAGCATGGGCGCCCGTTATCCCGACTACAAAAGCTACGCCGACGTGACGCTCAACGATCTTTTCTCGGCGCAGGAACTGGAAAGCGCGGGAAAGCGGGAAGCGAACTACCTAAAAACGGCCTGCTTCATCAATGCGGGTAACGGAAAGTTTCAGCTTAAGGAATTACCGCTCGAAGCGCAGTTCTCGCCGATATTCGCCATTACTACCCTGGATTATGATCAGGATGGCAAAAAAGACCTATTCCTGGGCGGAAATATCAGTCAGGGAAGGTTGCGGCTGGGCAAATTCGATGCTAATTACGGGCTGCTTCTCAAAGGAAACGGTCAGGGTGGGTTTGTCAGCGTACCGCAAAAGCAAGCGGGTTTTACAATCAGGGGCGATGTGCGCAGTGTACTTTCGCTAGGCAACCAACTGCTGGTAGGAGTAAATCAGCAACCTCTCAAAGCCTATCGGATAAAAGCCCGTCAATAA
- the recG gene encoding ATP-dependent DNA helicase RecG translates to MTERSNFFETKIEFLKGVGPQRALLLNKELNIFTYGDLLQHYPFRHEDRSQFHHISELNELMPGAQIKGRLKEWTVTGEGFKKRLVGTFTDGTGSIDLVWFQGISWFEKSLRKNADYIVYGKPTLFGSRYSITHPDIDPLTAENANGGTWQPIYPLTEKLRKRFVDSRAISRMVRTLLEMATPHIREPLPDSLLAQYRLMPKADALWSVHLPPTQAHLQQATRRLKFEELFYNQLRLIKSKILQKNEFPGQVFDKVHLVKQFYDKHLPFDLTNAQKRVLREIHQDFQSGRQMNRLLQGDVGSGKTIVAFIAMLMAIDNGAQACLMAPTEILADQHYQGLKVYADLLGINIGKLTGSTKKRARTILHEELQNGSMQILVGTHALIEDVVQFQNLGYCVIDEQHRFGVAQRSRLWAKNERIHPHIMVMTATPIPRTLAMTLYGDLDISIIDELPAGRKPIKTVHRYDAHRATLFGFLKDEIAKGRQVYMVYPLIEESEKMDLKDLMDGYESVSRSFPDVPLSILHGRMKSQDKEYEMARFVKNETKIMVATTVIEVGVNVPNASVMVIENAERFGLSQLHQLRGRVGRGAEQSFCVLMTDFKLSQDTRKRLETMCRTNNGFEIAEVDLELRGPGDLTGTQQSGIMDLLIADLAKDGAILKEARLSAEAILETDPELATPPNLAIRAHLNSLRQSETNWSRIS, encoded by the coding sequence ATGACCGAACGCAGTAATTTCTTTGAAACAAAAATAGAATTTCTCAAAGGCGTGGGGCCGCAACGGGCGCTGTTGCTCAACAAGGAATTGAACATCTTCACCTACGGCGACCTGCTGCAGCACTATCCGTTCCGGCACGAGGACCGCTCGCAGTTCCATCACATCAGCGAACTCAACGAGTTGATGCCGGGCGCACAAATCAAGGGTAGGCTGAAAGAATGGACGGTGACAGGGGAAGGCTTCAAGAAACGCCTCGTAGGTACCTTTACCGACGGCACCGGCAGTATCGATCTGGTGTGGTTTCAGGGGATTTCGTGGTTTGAGAAAAGCCTGCGTAAGAATGCGGATTATATCGTCTACGGCAAGCCGACGCTCTTCGGCAGCCGATACAGCATCACCCACCCTGATATTGATCCGCTTACCGCCGAAAATGCCAATGGGGGTACTTGGCAGCCCATATATCCCCTGACCGAAAAGCTGCGCAAGCGCTTCGTGGATAGTCGGGCCATCAGCCGCATGGTGCGGACGTTGCTCGAGATGGCCACACCGCACATCCGTGAACCTTTGCCCGATTCGCTGCTCGCGCAGTACCGCCTAATGCCCAAGGCCGATGCGCTCTGGAGCGTTCACCTACCCCCTACGCAGGCACATTTGCAGCAGGCCACGCGACGGCTCAAATTTGAAGAGTTGTTCTATAACCAGTTGCGTCTGATCAAAAGCAAAATCCTGCAAAAAAATGAGTTTCCGGGGCAGGTTTTCGACAAGGTACATTTGGTAAAACAGTTCTACGATAAACACCTGCCCTTTGACCTCACGAACGCCCAGAAGCGGGTACTTCGCGAAATCCACCAGGATTTCCAGTCGGGCAGGCAAATGAACCGGCTCCTGCAGGGTGACGTGGGTTCGGGCAAAACCATCGTAGCCTTCATCGCCATGCTCATGGCCATCGACAATGGCGCGCAAGCCTGTCTGATGGCTCCCACCGAAATTCTGGCCGACCAGCATTATCAGGGGCTGAAAGTGTACGCCGACCTGTTGGGAATCAACATTGGTAAGCTCACAGGATCTACCAAAAAAAGAGCACGGACGATTCTGCACGAGGAATTACAGAATGGCTCGATGCAAATTCTGGTAGGTACCCATGCTTTGATCGAGGACGTGGTGCAGTTTCAGAATCTGGGGTACTGTGTCATCGATGAGCAGCATCGTTTCGGCGTGGCGCAACGATCCAGACTATGGGCCAAAAATGAGCGCATTCATCCGCACATCATGGTCATGACGGCCACCCCCATACCCCGTACGCTGGCTATGACATTGTACGGCGATCTAGACATCTCCATTATCGATGAACTGCCTGCCGGGCGCAAGCCCATCAAGACCGTCCACCGTTACGACGCGCATCGGGCTACCCTGTTTGGTTTTTTGAAAGATGAAATTGCCAAAGGTAGGCAGGTGTATATGGTGTACCCCCTGATTGAAGAATCCGAAAAAATGGATTTGAAGGATCTTATGGACGGCTATGAGAGTGTTTCGCGTTCTTTTCCCGACGTACCGCTCAGTATCCTGCACGGACGCATGAAGTCACAGGATAAGGAATATGAAATGGCACGGTTTGTCAAAAACGAAACCAAGATCATGGTGGCGACTACGGTGATCGAGGTAGGGGTCAATGTACCTAACGCTTCGGTAATGGTGATCGAGAACGCCGAGCGCTTCGGTCTGTCGCAGTTGCATCAGCTGCGGGGGCGCGTCGGGCGAGGGGCCGAGCAGTCGTTCTGTGTGCTAATGACCGATTTTAAGCTCAGCCAGGATACCCGCAAGCGACTGGAAACGATGTGCCGAACCAACAACGGCTTTGAGATTGCCGAAGTAGATCTGGAACTACGCGGCCCCGGCGATCTCACAGGTACGCAGCAAAGTGGTATTATGGATCTTTTGATTGCTGATTTGGCCAAAGACGGGGCTATCCTGAAAGAAGCCCGGCTCTCTGCCGAAGCCATACTGGAAACGGATCCCGAGTTGGCCACTCCTCCGAATTTGGCCATCCGGGCGCATCTGAACAGCTTACGTCAATCTGAAACCAACTGGAGCAGGATCAGTTGA